A window of Massilia sp. NR 4-1 genomic DNA:
AGGGTGATGTACTCCATGCGCGCCTCCCGAAAAAAGAGCTTAGCGGCGCAGCGCGTCGGCGCAGTCGCGCACCAGGGCCGGGCCGGCGTAAATCAGGCCGCTGTACAGCTGCACCAGCTGGGCGCCCGCGTCGATCTTGGCCTTGGCGTCGCTGCCACGCATGATGCCGCCCACGCCGATGATGGGCAGGGCGTCGCCCAGTTCCGCCTTCAGCAGGCGGATTACCTGGTTCGACAGCTCGAACACCGGCGCGCCGGACAGGCCGCCCGCTTCCGCGCCATGCTGCATGCCTTCCACGGCGGTGCGGCTCAAGGTGGTGTTGGTGGCGATCACGCCGTCGATCTTGTGGCGGATCAGGGCGTCGGCGATGTTCTTGACCTGTTCGCCGTCCATATCCGGTGCGATCTTCAGGGCCAGCGGCACGTAGCGCTTATGCTTGTCGGCCAGGCGCTGCTGGGCGTCCTTCAACTGGCCGAGCAGGCCATCGAGTTCGGAGCCGCCCTGCAGCTGGCGCAGGTTCTTGGTGTTGGGCGAGGAAATGTTTACCGTCACATAGCTGGCGTAAGGGTAGACCTTCTCCAGGCAGTGCAGGTAATCGTCGGCCGCGCGTTCGATCGGCGTATCGGCATTCTTGCCGATATTCAGACCCAGCACACCTTCGCGCTTCTGGTAAAAGCGCGAGG
This region includes:
- a CDS encoding quinone-dependent dihydroorotate dehydrogenase, giving the protein MSDKFLYSLARPLLFSMDAESAHHFTLPALKRSSALGLTRAFVRQPKPDPRTVMGLLFKNPVGLAAGLDKDGAYIDALADLGFGSIEVGTVTPRAQPGNPQPRMFRLPAAHAIINRMGFNNGGVDAFVSNVQSSRFYQKREGVLGLNIGKNADTPIERAADDYLHCLEKVYPYASYVTVNISSPNTKNLRQLQGGSELDGLLGQLKDAQQRLADKHKRYVPLALKIAPDMDGEQVKNIADALIRHKIDGVIATNTTLSRTAVEGMQHGAEAGGLSGAPVFELSNQVIRLLKAELGDALPIIGVGGIMRGSDAKAKIDAGAQLVQLYSGLIYAGPALVRDCADALRR